The following proteins are encoded in a genomic region of Ignavibacteriota bacterium:
- the polA gene encoding DNA polymerase I, translated as MERFYLIDGMAIAYRAYFAFISRPLINSKGMNTSAVFGFVSTLEKILSEEKPDHIVVAFDTKEPTFRHERYVEYKATREKMPDDMVEQLPFLKRIVEGYRIPVIEMPGWEADDIIGTLAKRGEREGLECVLVTPDKDYMQLVSDTTRILRPGKTSDVWESVGLEGVREKFGVRPDQVIDVLGLIGDASDNIPGVKGIGEKTAIPLIQEFGSIPALYENIDAVQKVSVRTKLLEQRDMAYLSRELVTIDVDAPVNVDPHELRAKPRNVALLRELFTELELKRFLLRLDDTPETGTDSEPAPTSALRAASTVRHEYVTVDSAQALAAMVHELSRTSEFCFDTETTGTNALACDLVGMSFSAIPGKAWYVPANTALSSADIAAAVAPLFDGTRTVIGHNLKFDYLVLHRAGVTAETPIYDTMIASYILSPDGEHSMDGLAERMLGYTPIPISALIGSGKNQKSMADVPVDVVAEYAAEDADITLQLAHAMRRDIAATGQEKLLEDIEFPLVSVLCAMEEAGIKIDTDALADISKEMEGMIDGATTRIHTHAGEEFNIGSTKQLGVILFDKLGLPAGKKTQTGYSTDVSVLESLQGKHPIVDEILLYRQLTKLKSTYVDALPKMVNPRTGRVHTSYNQAVAATGRLSSTDPNLQNIPIRTEAGREIRRAFIAEGDDMLLLSADYSQIELRLAAEISGDEGMLAAFESGADIHSSTAMTLFNVPPEEVTAEMRRVAKTTNFGILYGISAFGLAQRLGIPNADAKDLIDVYFERFPKINEYIASTIGFARKNGYVETLMGRRRYLADINNKNRNVRMFAERMAINAPIQGTAADMIKIAMINIQRDMRARKLRSRMLLQVHDELVFEAALEELEELQSLVAARMKTAMMLRVPIEVEAGTGRNWLEAH; from the coding sequence ATGGAACGTTTCTACCTCATAGATGGCATGGCGATCGCGTACCGCGCGTATTTCGCCTTTATTTCCAGGCCTCTCATCAACTCGAAAGGCATGAACACCAGCGCCGTTTTCGGCTTCGTAAGCACGCTGGAAAAAATCCTCTCCGAGGAAAAACCCGATCACATCGTCGTCGCGTTCGATACGAAGGAGCCCACGTTTCGGCACGAACGCTATGTCGAGTACAAGGCCACGCGCGAGAAGATGCCCGACGACATGGTGGAGCAATTGCCCTTCCTCAAGCGCATCGTGGAGGGATACCGCATTCCTGTAATCGAGATGCCGGGCTGGGAGGCCGACGACATTATCGGCACACTCGCGAAGCGTGGCGAGCGTGAAGGCCTCGAATGTGTGCTGGTCACGCCCGACAAGGACTACATGCAGCTTGTCAGCGATACGACGCGCATTCTGCGGCCCGGTAAGACCTCGGACGTCTGGGAGAGCGTGGGCCTTGAGGGTGTACGCGAAAAGTTCGGTGTGCGCCCCGACCAGGTGATCGATGTGCTCGGATTGATCGGTGACGCTTCCGACAATATCCCCGGCGTCAAGGGCATCGGCGAAAAAACCGCCATACCGCTGATTCAGGAGTTCGGATCCATTCCCGCCTTGTACGAAAACATCGACGCCGTGCAGAAGGTGAGTGTGCGCACAAAGCTGCTCGAGCAGCGCGACATGGCCTATCTATCACGCGAGCTTGTGACCATCGACGTCGACGCGCCGGTGAATGTGGATCCCCACGAGTTGCGCGCGAAGCCGCGCAATGTCGCTTTGCTGCGTGAACTCTTCACCGAACTCGAGCTGAAGCGTTTTCTGCTCCGCCTCGACGACACTCCCGAAACCGGAACCGACTCGGAGCCCGCCCCCACTTCCGCGCTTCGCGCCGCATCCACGGTGCGGCACGAGTACGTCACCGTCGACAGTGCGCAGGCCCTGGCCGCAATGGTACACGAGCTTTCGCGCACGAGCGAATTCTGTTTCGACACCGAAACTACGGGTACGAACGCCCTGGCCTGCGACCTGGTGGGGATGTCGTTTTCGGCGATTCCCGGCAAGGCGTGGTATGTCCCGGCGAACACGGCACTTTCGAGTGCGGATATTGCCGCGGCAGTGGCTCCTCTTTTCGACGGCACGCGCACGGTGATCGGGCACAATCTCAAATTCGATTATCTCGTCCTCCATCGCGCGGGTGTGACGGCGGAGACACCCATATACGACACGATGATCGCCTCGTATATACTGAGTCCCGACGGCGAACACTCCATGGACGGCCTCGCGGAACGTATGCTGGGATACACGCCGATTCCGATCTCCGCCTTGATAGGATCCGGAAAAAATCAGAAGTCCATGGCCGACGTGCCGGTGGATGTGGTTGCGGAATACGCCGCCGAGGATGCGGACATCACACTGCAGCTCGCTCATGCGATGCGCCGCGACATCGCCGCGACAGGCCAGGAGAAGCTGCTCGAGGATATCGAATTCCCGCTGGTGTCGGTGTTGTGCGCGATGGAGGAAGCGGGCATCAAGATCGATACCGATGCCCTGGCCGACATCTCGAAAGAGATGGAGGGAATGATAGACGGCGCAACCACACGCATCCACACACACGCGGGCGAGGAGTTCAATATCGGATCGACAAAACAGCTCGGAGTGATTCTGTTCGACAAACTCGGACTGCCCGCGGGAAAAAAGACGCAGACCGGGTATTCGACCGACGTTTCGGTGCTCGAGTCGCTTCAGGGCAAACATCCCATCGTCGACGAGATACTGCTGTACCGCCAGCTTACCAAGCTCAAATCGACCTACGTCGACGCGCTCCCTAAAATGGTCAATCCGCGAACCGGCCGAGTGCACACGTCGTACAATCAGGCGGTCGCAGCCACAGGCCGGCTCAGCAGCACCGATCCGAATCTGCAGAACATCCCGATACGCACGGAGGCGGGACGCGAGATCCGCCGCGCTTTCATCGCGGAGGGCGACGACATGCTGCTTCTGTCGGCCGATTATTCACAGATCGAACTGCGGCTTGCGGCGGAGATATCGGGTGACGAGGGGATGTTGGCGGCGTTCGAAAGCGGTGCCGATATTCACAGCAGCACCGCGATGACATTGTTCAACGTTCCGCCCGAGGAGGTGACGGCCGAGATGCGGCGTGTCGCGAAGACGACCAACTTCGGCATCCTCTACGGCATCAGCGCCTTCGGCCTCGCGCAGCGGCTCGGCATACCAAACGCCGACGCAAAGGATCTCATCGACGTGTACTTTGAACGCTTCCCGAAAATCAACGAGTACATCGCGAGCACCATCGGATTCGCGCGCAAGAACGGGTATGTCGAAACGCTCATGGGGCGGCGGCGTTACCTCGCCGACATCAACAATAAAAACCGCAACGTCAGGATGTTCGCCGAACGGATGGCGATCAACGCTCCCATTCAGGGCACCGCCGCCGATATGATCAAGATCGCGATGATCAACATCCAGCGCGACATGAGAGCGAGAAAGCTGCGCTCGCGCATGCTGCTCCAGGTTCATGACGAACTGGTTTTCGAGGCCGCTCTCGAGGAACTCGAGGAACTGCAGTCGCTCGTTGCCGCGCGCATGAAGACGGCGATGATGCTTCGCGTTCCGATCGAGGTCGAAGCGGGCACCGGGCGGAACTGGCTGGAAGCGCACTAA
- a CDS encoding YihA family ribosome biogenesis GTP-binding protein: MTAVFETSAAKATQFPVSDVPEIVFVGRSNVGKSSLLNALTGKAGLAKVSATPGKTQLINFFRIDNTMRFVDLPGYGYAKVSASMRSAWSALISSYFDASRPIALVLQLVDSRLPLQASDADMIAWFVAQQMPLQIVLTKVDKLNQSQRATQGRTLLAAIRELGCGSTLLGFSALKGIGKPELIRTILTAASAPRYR; this comes from the coding sequence ATGACGGCTGTGTTTGAAACAAGCGCGGCGAAGGCCACGCAGTTTCCCGTCTCCGACGTGCCTGAAATCGTGTTTGTCGGACGGTCGAATGTGGGCAAATCGTCGCTGCTCAACGCGCTCACGGGGAAGGCCGGACTCGCAAAGGTAAGCGCAACGCCCGGGAAGACGCAGTTGATCAACTTCTTCCGCATCGACAACACGATGCGTTTTGTCGATCTGCCCGGGTACGGGTATGCAAAAGTGAGCGCCTCGATGCGCAGCGCATGGAGCGCGCTGATCAGCAGCTACTTCGACGCCTCGAGGCCCATCGCACTGGTTCTGCAGCTCGTCGATTCCCGCCTTCCGCTGCAGGCCTCGGATGCGGACATGATTGCATGGTTTGTCGCGCAGCAAATGCCGCTGCAGATCGTCCTCACAAAAGTCGACAAGCTGAATCAATCGCAGCGCGCCACACAGGGACGGACGTTGCTCGCCGCAATCCGCGAGTTGGGGTGCGGATCAACGCTGCTCGGTTTCTCGGCGCTCAAGGGCATCGGAAAACCGGAGCTGATCCGCACCATTCTCACCGCCGCGAGCGCGCCCCGGTATCGATAA
- the rplQ gene encoding 50S ribosomal protein L17: MRHNREGRKLNRTASHRRALLSALSTALIKHKKITTTTAKAKETRRIIEPIITRARDAFLEEKKSGEVNVHARRVVAQFIRDKDAVKILFSEIAEKVGKRPGGYTRVLPLGNRLGDGSPMSIIELVDYNEAQDTKKRKARVERSKQAQARRKVVDEKKKDGPAAAAPAAAAASVEEVPVVDEAPVADAPEAEEPQADAAAEEPKS; this comes from the coding sequence ATGAGACATAATAGAGAAGGCCGTAAGCTCAACCGCACCGCAAGCCATCGCCGCGCGCTGCTCTCCGCCCTGTCCACGGCCTTGATCAAGCACAAGAAGATCACGACCACGACGGCGAAGGCGAAGGAAACGCGCCGCATCATTGAACCCATCATCACCCGCGCGCGCGACGCGTTTCTCGAGGAGAAGAAGTCGGGCGAGGTGAATGTGCATGCGCGCCGCGTTGTTGCACAGTTCATTCGCGACAAAGACGCGGTGAAGATCCTTTTCTCCGAAATCGCGGAGAAGGTCGGCAAGCGCCCGGGCGGATACACCCGCGTGCTCCCGCTCGGAAACCGCCTCGGTGACGGATCACCGATGTCGATCATCGAACTCGTCGACTACAACGAGGCGCAGGACACGAAGAAGCGCAAGGCGCGCGTCGAGCGTTCGAAGCAGGCACAGGCACGCCGCAAGGTCGTCGACGAGAAGAAGAAAGACGGCCCAGCCGCCGCAGCACCCGCAGCAGCAGCGGCATCCGTCGAGGAAGTTCCGGTTGTCGACGAAGCGCCGGTCGCCGATGCTCCGGAAGCAGAGGAGCCGCAGGCCGACGCTGCCGCCGAAGAGCCGAAATCATAA
- a CDS encoding DNA-directed RNA polymerase subunit alpha, giving the protein MTMTTIQMPDGIVLDDASYSTTFGRFVIQPLEKGYGVTIGNSFRRVLLSSLTGSAIVAVRIDGVMHEFSTIHGVVEDVTEIVLNLKEIRLKPINPKANKITISLRGPHTFTAADIQAASPEFEILNPEQYICTLGSEAKFDFEIRIGRGRGYVPADENKLPDHTIGIIPVDAIFTPIKNVRYVIEPTRVGGSTDYDKLTLEISTDGSITPEDALSQAAQILLDHVQMFINFDISKKDQDTDKQEDDEVSRVRKILLTTVDELELSVRSHNCLKAANIKTLADLVRREEAEMLKFRNFGRKSLSELHEIVEQHGLTFGMDVEKYLKDYTPQEPAS; this is encoded by the coding sequence ATGACCATGACCACGATTCAGATGCCGGACGGCATCGTCCTGGACGACGCGAGTTACTCCACCACGTTCGGACGTTTCGTCATCCAGCCCCTCGAGAAGGGCTACGGTGTAACGATCGGGAATTCGTTCCGCAGGGTTCTTCTTTCATCGTTGACCGGGTCGGCGATTGTCGCCGTCCGGATTGACGGCGTCATGCACGAGTTTTCCACGATTCACGGAGTCGTGGAAGATGTCACCGAGATCGTGTTGAACCTGAAGGAAATCCGTCTCAAGCCGATCAATCCGAAGGCCAACAAAATCACCATCTCGCTCCGCGGCCCGCACACGTTTACTGCGGCCGACATTCAGGCGGCATCGCCGGAGTTCGAGATCCTCAACCCCGAGCAGTATATCTGCACACTCGGGAGCGAGGCAAAATTCGACTTTGAAATTCGCATCGGCCGGGGCCGCGGCTATGTTCCCGCAGACGAGAACAAGCTGCCCGACCACACCATCGGCATCATTCCGGTGGATGCGATTTTCACACCGATCAAGAATGTGCGCTACGTGATCGAACCGACACGCGTCGGGGGCAGCACGGATTACGACAAGCTCACGCTTGAAATTTCTACCGACGGATCGATCACACCCGAGGACGCGCTTTCCCAGGCGGCGCAGATCCTGCTCGATCACGTGCAGATGTTCATCAACTTCGACATCTCGAAGAAGGATCAGGATACCGACAAGCAGGAAGACGACGAAGTTTCCCGCGTGCGGAAGATCCTCCTCACGACGGTCGACGAACTGGAACTTTCGGTGCGCTCGCACAACTGCCTGAAGGCCGCCAATATCAAGACGCTTGCCGATCTCGTCCGCCGCGAGGAGGCCGAAATGCTGAAGTTCCGCAACTTCGGCCGCAAGTCGCTCTCGGAACTGCACGAAATCGTCGAGCAGCATGGCCTCACCTTCGGGATGGACGTCGAGAAATATCTGAAAGACTATACACCTCAAGAACCCGCTTCATAA
- the rpsD gene encoding 30S ribosomal protein S4 produces the protein MARYHDASCKLCRRERQKLFLKGTKCLSAKCPLEKRNYPPGQHGQSRRTKISEYGVQLREKQKVRKTYGLNERQFRLYFEKASRQKGMTGSNLVKMLERRLDNTVYRLGLAPSRKSARQLILHRHFVVNSRSVNIPSFLLSPGDVIQVVASSKSMEMIHDSMKRVRDTQMLPWLSLDKANLSGTFLNVPERADIPLQANEQLIVELYSK, from the coding sequence ATGGCACGATACCATGACGCGAGTTGCAAGCTGTGCCGCCGTGAACGGCAGAAGCTGTTTTTAAAGGGCACGAAGTGCCTGTCCGCAAAATGTCCGCTGGAGAAGCGTAATTATCCTCCGGGACAGCACGGACAGTCGCGGCGCACCAAGATCTCCGAATACGGAGTTCAGTTGCGCGAAAAGCAGAAAGTGCGGAAAACGTACGGGCTGAATGAGCGACAGTTCCGTCTGTATTTCGAGAAGGCGTCGCGCCAGAAAGGCATGACGGGTTCCAACCTCGTCAAAATGCTTGAACGGCGGCTCGACAATACCGTCTATCGCCTCGGCCTTGCACCGTCGCGCAAGTCGGCGCGCCAGCTCATCCTTCACCGCCATTTTGTTGTGAATTCGCGTTCGGTCAATATCCCGTCGTTCCTGCTTTCCCCGGGCGATGTGATCCAGGTTGTCGCGAGCAGCAAGAGCATGGAGATGATTCACGACTCCATGAAGCGCGTGCGCGACACGCAGATGCTCCCGTGGTTGAGTCTCGACAAAGCCAACCTGAGCGGCACGTTCCTGAACGTTCCGGAACGCGCCGACATTCCGCTGCAGGCCAACGAGCAGCTCATCGTCGAATTGTACTCGAAGTAA
- the rpsK gene encoding 30S ribosomal protein S11, with translation MAKSVRKTKKKIQVDTTGRVYIKATFNNVLVTLTDVYGNTISWSSAGKQGFKGSRKNTPFAAQVSAEAAAKEAYDLGLRKVEVFVKGPGSGREAAIRSLQTSGLEIMAIRDVTPIPHNGCRPPKRRRV, from the coding sequence GTGGCTAAATCTGTACGTAAAACAAAAAAGAAAATCCAGGTCGATACCACCGGCCGCGTGTATATCAAGGCGACGTTCAACAACGTGCTTGTCACGCTGACCGATGTGTATGGCAATACGATTTCCTGGTCCTCCGCAGGGAAACAGGGATTCAAGGGCTCGCGCAAGAACACGCCGTTCGCAGCGCAGGTGTCGGCCGAAGCCGCCGCAAAAGAGGCCTACGACCTCGGATTGCGGAAGGTGGAAGTGTTCGTGAAGGGGCCGGGATCCGGCCGTGAAGCGGCGATCCGTTCACTTCAGACCTCGGGTCTGGAAATCATGGCGATCCGCGACGTCACGCCGATACCGCATAACGGCTGCCGCCCGCCGAAGCGCAGAAGAGTGTAA
- the rpsM gene encoding 30S ribosomal protein S13 has protein sequence MARIAGVDLPKNKHAVIGLTYIYGIGRSTAEKILTEVKVPLDKKVDSLTDDEVSAIRNIITAMKVEGAARSEQQMNIKRLMDIGCYRGLRHRRGLPVRGQRTRTNSRTRKGRRKTVAGKKKAAAKK, from the coding sequence GTGGCACGTATTGCAGGAGTCGACTTACCGAAGAACAAACATGCCGTAATCGGCTTGACCTACATCTATGGCATCGGGCGGTCGACAGCGGAGAAGATTCTCACTGAGGTGAAGGTTCCTCTCGACAAGAAGGTGGACTCTCTCACCGACGATGAAGTGAGCGCCATCCGAAACATCATCACCGCGATGAAGGTGGAGGGCGCAGCGCGCAGCGAGCAGCAGATGAACATCAAGCGTTTGATGGACATCGGTTGTTATCGCGGATTGCGCCATCGCCGTGGTCTGCCCGTTCGCGGACAGCGGACGCGCACGAATTCCCGCACGCGCAAGGGCCGCAGGAAGACGGTCGCCGGCAAGAAGAAAGCCGCGGCGAAGAAGTAG
- the rpmJ gene encoding 50S ribosomal protein L36 — protein sequence MKVRSSVRKICDKCKIIRRQGVVRVICENPKHKQRQG from the coding sequence ATGAAAGTTCGTTCCTCCGTCCGCAAAATCTGCGACAAATGCAAAATCATCCGCCGGCAGGGTGTCGTGCGCGTGATTTGCGAAAACCCCAAACACAAGCAACGGCAAGGATAA